The following are encoded together in the Thalassomonas haliotis genome:
- a CDS encoding TonB-dependent receptor plug domain-containing protein, whose translation MYSNSKIAKAVRFAMLVGASTAISLPAFAAEEAETVERISVTGSKIKRIGAVSPTPVTVISRVELQDAGISNVNDFLAEMPSADVGLSPENSNNYIYANGLNTTDLRGLGDNRTLVLVNGRRFIPGQAGGNAVDLNNIATSFIERIEISTGGASAVYGADAVAGVVNIITRKSFDGIEIDIATTRPNEGGGEQEFASLTFGKEEKDSGFIVNIDYAEQEQMAMMDKAWYRNNPVQSRANPDDATGDDGIPAMIQHNNAEHYGLYDESSEFFLGGDHWTFDENGNMRLFNNNDARQEVGGLPGSSRSWYYEGPYGDGIEYGADEFFRTPLKRFTVNVAGHQDLNDDHQLTWDVTYSDSKAHGQSTPIFLRSSQLVIQRDNAFIKDDLAAAWDAENERRANLDEPLDPITSIGMRRLSDDFGPRKYIQERATARASIGLDGIINDDWSYSAYFQHGTMRQDTSWKGEVILDNLISAIDAVEYNGEIVCADRNDEGEVVGALADCAPVNFLGKNEVSPEAQGYISTVATAERGHDQTSWGLTVDGEVFELPAGPVQAAFSYDWRKERAFETPGTGIRTGIIFGNSGDSYKGEVKVKEYSAEVVVPVLADQYLADELTLEFAYRYMDYSSTGTDSAYKLGLTWQINDDFRIRAAKAQSVRAPNIEELYSPAGTQFATRAEACAADNIEKATDYKANLIKNCAAAGIPEGWTPTDEWYNAGSLEGDLGGNPELQNEVSDDITIGFVYSPSYLENFDITVDYWKFEIEDAIRFYDYENSMDNCYQSESLDNVFCDKFTRDPVTHEVNGYYETSLNAAVEKISGVDIESRYKLDTSFGTFDFKLVATYLENREINQTGNAVDNKTYTGETARPRWRARFTTAYQYNEDLRVALIGNYRHSVVDDRNDWTIEDSNYNDIPSYTTFDLTMNYNVIDDVEVRLGMQNLADRTPPRNPHVYDDGTYYDVIGRRITAGVNVKF comes from the coding sequence ATGTATAGCAATAGCAAAATCGCTAAAGCTGTTCGTTTCGCCATGTTAGTTGGCGCGAGCACTGCAATTTCGTTACCGGCATTTGCTGCAGAAGAAGCAGAAACTGTTGAGCGTATCTCAGTTACCGGTTCTAAAATCAAACGTATCGGGGCTGTCTCTCCTACTCCGGTTACCGTTATCAGCCGTGTTGAATTACAAGACGCCGGTATCAGTAACGTCAATGACTTCTTAGCAGAAATGCCTTCTGCTGATGTTGGCTTAAGCCCTGAAAACTCAAATAACTACATTTATGCCAACGGTTTAAATACTACAGACCTTCGTGGTTTAGGCGATAACCGTACTTTAGTACTGGTTAACGGCCGACGTTTTATCCCTGGTCAGGCCGGTGGTAACGCGGTTGATTTAAATAATATCGCAACTTCTTTTATCGAGCGCATTGAAATTTCTACCGGTGGTGCTTCTGCCGTTTACGGTGCCGATGCCGTTGCCGGTGTTGTTAACATCATTACACGTAAATCCTTTGATGGTATCGAAATAGATATTGCTACTACCCGTCCAAATGAAGGTGGTGGTGAGCAGGAATTTGCCTCTTTAACTTTCGGTAAAGAAGAAAAGGACAGCGGTTTTATCGTTAACATCGATTACGCCGAGCAAGAGCAAATGGCGATGATGGATAAAGCCTGGTACCGTAATAACCCGGTTCAGTCTCGTGCTAACCCTGATGATGCCACCGGTGATGATGGCATTCCAGCAATGATCCAGCATAATAATGCTGAGCATTATGGTCTTTATGATGAATCAAGTGAATTCTTCTTAGGTGGTGATCACTGGACTTTTGATGAAAACGGCAACATGCGTTTGTTTAATAACAATGATGCTCGTCAGGAAGTTGGCGGATTACCGGGTTCATCTCGTTCTTGGTATTATGAAGGTCCGTATGGCGATGGTATCGAATACGGTGCGGATGAGTTCTTCCGTACGCCGTTAAAACGTTTTACTGTAAACGTTGCCGGTCATCAAGACCTTAATGATGATCACCAACTGACTTGGGATGTGACTTACTCTGACAGTAAAGCACATGGTCAGTCTACTCCTATCTTTTTGCGTTCAAGTCAGTTGGTTATCCAACGTGACAATGCTTTCATCAAAGATGATTTAGCTGCTGCCTGGGATGCTGAAAATGAGAGACGTGCTAACCTGGATGAACCTTTAGATCCTATTACCAGCATCGGCATGCGTCGTTTAAGCGATGATTTCGGTCCGCGTAAGTATATCCAGGAACGTGCCACGGCCCGTGCCTCTATCGGTCTTGACGGTATCATCAACGATGACTGGTCTTATTCTGCCTACTTCCAACACGGTACTATGCGCCAAGATACTTCCTGGAAAGGGGAAGTTATTCTTGATAACCTGATCAGTGCAATCGATGCGGTTGAATATAACGGCGAAATTGTTTGTGCCGATCGTAATGACGAAGGTGAAGTTGTTGGCGCCCTTGCCGACTGTGCCCCGGTTAACTTCTTAGGAAAAAATGAAGTTTCTCCTGAAGCGCAAGGTTATATTTCTACCGTTGCAACAGCCGAGCGTGGCCATGATCAAACCAGCTGGGGACTTACCGTAGACGGTGAAGTTTTTGAATTACCTGCCGGTCCTGTTCAGGCAGCTTTCAGTTACGACTGGCGTAAAGAGCGTGCATTTGAAACTCCGGGGACAGGTATCCGCACTGGTATCATCTTTGGTAACTCAGGTGACTCTTACAAAGGTGAAGTTAAGGTTAAAGAATACTCTGCCGAGGTTGTTGTTCCTGTATTGGCTGACCAATACCTGGCTGACGAGTTAACCCTTGAATTTGCATACCGCTACATGGATTACAGCTCTACCGGTACCGATAGCGCCTATAAACTAGGTCTTACCTGGCAGATCAATGATGACTTTAGAATTCGTGCCGCGAAAGCTCAATCGGTACGTGCGCCAAACATTGAAGAGTTATACTCACCAGCCGGTACGCAGTTTGCTACTCGTGCAGAAGCTTGTGCTGCGGATAACATTGAAAAAGCTACCGACTATAAAGCTAATTTGATCAAGAACTGTGCTGCAGCCGGTATTCCTGAAGGTTGGACACCAACTGATGAGTGGTACAATGCTGGTTCACTTGAAGGTGATTTAGGTGGTAACCCTGAACTTCAAAACGAAGTTTCCGACGATATCACTATCGGTTTTGTTTACTCACCTAGCTATTTAGAGAATTTTGATATCACAGTAGATTACTGGAAATTCGAAATTGAAGATGCCATTCGTTTCTACGACTATGAAAACTCTATGGACAACTGTTACCAGTCTGAAAGCCTGGATAACGTTTTCTGTGATAAATTCACCCGTGATCCTGTAACGCATGAAGTTAACGGTTATTACGAAACTTCATTAAACGCTGCAGTTGAAAAAATCAGTGGTGTTGATATCGAGTCTCGTTATAAGTTAGATACCTCTTTTGGTACCTTTGACTTTAAGTTGGTTGCAACTTATTTAGAAAATCGTGAAATCAACCAAACGGGCAATGCTGTAGATAACAAAACCTACACAGGTGAAACTGCCAGACCTCGCTGGAGAGCTCGTTTTACAACGGCTTATCAGTATAATGAAGATCTGCGTGTAGCCTTAATCGGTAACTACAGACATAGCGTAGTTGATGACAGAAATGACTGGACGATTGAAGATAGTAACTACAACGATATCCCTTCATACACTACATTTGATTTAACCATGAATTATAATGTAATTGATGATGTTGAAGTTCGTCTTGGCATGCAAAACCTGGCAGACAGAACGCCGCCAAGAAACCCGCATGTATATGACGACGGTACTTACTATGACGTAATCGGTCGTCGTATTACTGCCGGTGTTAACGTTAAATTCTAA
- a CDS encoding MBL fold metallo-hydrolase, with amino-acid sequence MQYQIIPVTPFQQNCTIFWCDETMQAAVVDPGGDIDKLIAFIGEKKLTLAKVLLTHAHIDHAGATQAMVDHFGVKIEGPHSEDQFWIDLIPEQKQRFGFTHAEAFQTDRWLEQGDKVHFGNIELEVYFCPGHTPGHVVFFHRPTKLAQVGDVLFRGSVGRTDFPRGDSATLIKSIKENLFPLGDDVRFIPGHGPMGTFGEERIHNPYVGEGVR; translated from the coding sequence CTGCAATACCAAATAATCCCGGTGACGCCGTTCCAGCAAAATTGCACTATTTTCTGGTGTGATGAAACCATGCAGGCAGCGGTAGTTGACCCCGGCGGTGATATCGACAAATTAATCGCCTTTATCGGTGAAAAAAAACTGACTTTAGCTAAAGTATTGCTGACCCATGCCCATATTGACCATGCCGGGGCGACTCAGGCCATGGTTGATCATTTTGGCGTTAAGATTGAAGGCCCTCATAGTGAAGACCAGTTCTGGATAGACCTTATCCCGGAGCAGAAACAGCGCTTTGGTTTTACTCACGCAGAAGCCTTTCAAACGGATCGCTGGCTTGAGCAGGGAGATAAGGTGCACTTTGGCAATATCGAACTGGAAGTGTATTTTTGTCCCGGACATACGCCCGGGCATGTGGTGTTTTTTCACCGGCCAACAAAACTGGCCCAGGTGGGGGATGTCTTGTTTCGCGGCTCTGTCGGGCGTACCGACTTTCCCCGTGGCGATAGCGCCACCCTGATTAAATCCATAAAAGAAAACCTGTTTCCGCTCGGGGATGATGTCCGCTTTATTCCCGGACATGGCCCTATGGGCACTTTCGGTGAAGAGCGCATCCATAATCCCTATGTCGGGGAAGGTGTGCGTTAA
- a CDS encoding ion transporter: MNSQVLRIQRSLKKLDSSNIFQGIVIAVIILSALLIGAKTHDLPPQAFTVLSVLDTGVTVFFVIEIVIRYMAYPNKKKFFHSGWNIFDTVIVIGSLIPTGGSGVLLARLLRVFRVLRLVSMVPELRILINALLKAIPRMGYIGLLMFVIFYIYAAIGSILFNQINEVLWGDLSISMLTLFRVATFEDWTDVMYETMAVHPMSWIYYLSFIFLTAFIFLNMMVGTVLEVMGQEHENFRAQAHGETAEGGEPASRAQIDKLEQELAEIKALLKQKL, from the coding sequence ATGAATTCACAAGTTTTACGTATACAACGCAGTCTTAAAAAACTGGATTCGAGTAATATTTTTCAGGGCATAGTCATTGCCGTGATCATTTTATCTGCACTGTTGATCGGTGCCAAAACTCATGACTTACCTCCACAGGCATTTACTGTGTTATCTGTGCTCGACACCGGGGTGACGGTATTTTTTGTCATCGAAATTGTCATTCGCTATATGGCGTATCCCAATAAAAAGAAGTTCTTTCACAGCGGCTGGAATATTTTTGATACCGTGATTGTTATCGGCAGCCTTATTCCCACAGGCGGCTCGGGCGTGTTGCTGGCGCGCTTATTAAGGGTGTTTAGGGTATTGCGTCTGGTGTCTATGGTGCCGGAGTTACGTATCCTGATAAATGCCTTGCTTAAGGCCATCCCGCGTATGGGTTATATCGGGTTATTGATGTTTGTGATCTTCTATATTTATGCCGCCATCGGCAGCATTTTGTTTAACCAGATCAATGAGGTGTTATGGGGAGATCTTTCTATTTCCATGTTGACCCTATTTAGGGTGGCAACCTTTGAAGATTGGACCGATGTGATGTATGAAACCATGGCGGTACATCCCATGAGCTGGATTTACTACCTGAGTTTTATTTTCCTTACCGCCTTTATTTTCCTGAATATGATGGTCGGCACCGTACTGGAAGTGATGGGACAGGAGCACGAAAACTTCCGCGCCCAGGCCCATGGCGAGACCGCAGAAGGGGGAGAGCCGGCGAGTCGGGCACAAATAGATAAGCTGGAGCAGGAACTGGCAGAAATAAAGGCCTTACTTAAACAAAAACTTTAG
- a CDS encoding glycoside hydrolase family 18 protein: MKPGFLIGYLESWGNITFTEAAAQGYDTLIMAFGSINGPDIGIYNGVFNPCPTPDELIADIKSAKTRGAKNLLFSVGGAKNNTYNPGDTPPDDVARCLVNFLKKYGFTGVDFDLEINCDPAYLCQLCREIKKRDSSLMLTAAPQINQAEQGGDLFLVAGGNHRVYDLAIENRLFDHLFIQAYNNPWPEIAGYNETELGFIPAAFKNLKRTIPEETLIAIGQPACIKGAGSSIFNGPNAGENIYQGISKQYQMICNDPQFGGIMEWSINWDKAAGYPFIDAVRNIN, from the coding sequence ATGAAGCCGGGATTTCTGATAGGTTATTTAGAAAGCTGGGGGAACATCACTTTTACCGAAGCCGCCGCTCAAGGTTACGATACCCTGATAATGGCATTTGGCAGTATTAACGGGCCAGATATTGGCATTTATAACGGCGTATTTAACCCCTGCCCCACCCCGGATGAACTTATTGCCGATATCAAAAGCGCAAAAACCAGGGGAGCAAAAAATTTGTTATTTTCCGTTGGCGGCGCAAAAAACAACACTTATAACCCGGGAGATACCCCCCCCGACGATGTTGCCCGCTGCCTGGTTAACTTTCTCAAAAAATACGGCTTTACCGGTGTTGATTTCGACCTGGAGATAAACTGCGATCCCGCTTATCTCTGCCAGCTGTGCCGGGAAATTAAAAAACGTGATAGCAGCTTAATGCTCACGGCAGCACCGCAAATTAATCAGGCTGAACAAGGAGGCGATCTTTTTCTCGTCGCCGGCGGCAATCACAGGGTATATGACTTAGCCATAGAGAACCGCCTGTTTGACCACTTATTTATCCAGGCTTATAACAATCCCTGGCCGGAAATAGCCGGTTATAATGAAACCGAATTAGGTTTTATCCCGGCGGCCTTTAAAAACCTCAAGCGCACCATTCCCGAGGAAACCTTAATTGCTATCGGACAGCCAGCCTGTATTAAAGGCGCCGGTAGCAGCATCTTCAACGGCCCTAATGCCGGAGAGAATATCTATCAGGGTATCAGCAAACAATATCAAATGATCTGCAATGATCCGCAGTTTGGCGGCATTATGGAGTGGAGTATTAACTGGGATAAAGCGGCGGGTTACCCTTTTATCGACGCGGTAAGAAATATCAATTAA
- a CDS encoding GNAT family N-acetyltransferase encodes MNKLNLQTPRLNIREISNQDLEHLPQILADPQVMLYSTVGVHNREQIRAYIKNCLQQYQIPGYGTRAIVDNLTNEFIGICGLHKQNLDGRELSHLNYRLAVKHQGKGYAGEAVNALLTMAKNTLGLECVSALIEPENLASVKVVCRQGFDYNHSSTFRGFKVDVYQITL; translated from the coding sequence TTGAACAAGTTGAACCTGCAAACACCAAGACTCAACATTCGAGAAATTTCAAACCAGGATCTAGAGCATTTACCCCAAATATTAGCCGATCCGCAGGTGATGTTATATTCCACCGTTGGCGTGCATAACCGCGAACAGATCCGGGCCTATATAAAAAACTGCCTACAGCAATACCAGATACCGGGATACGGTACCCGCGCCATTGTCGATAATTTAACAAATGAGTTTATCGGTATTTGTGGTTTACACAAACAAAATTTAGATGGCCGGGAGCTCAGCCATCTAAACTACCGGTTGGCGGTAAAACATCAGGGAAAAGGTTATGCCGGCGAAGCCGTTAATGCCCTGCTTACCATGGCAAAAAATACCTTAGGGCTTGAGTGCGTATCCGCCCTGATTGAGCCGGAAAATCTTGCTTCGGTCAAGGTCGTATGCCGCCAGGGATTTGACTATAACCACAGCAGCACTTTTCGCGGCTTTAAGGTTGATGTTTACCAAATAACGCTTTAG
- a CDS encoding GNAT family N-acetyltransferase, producing the protein MIRVRQFIPNDFPVVQEIYQQGINSGNATFETQVKSWQQWHQAMLKPCRLIAEKEGEILGWAALSPISARPVYGGVAEVSVYTAASARGQGIGKQLMSQLITSSEEHNIWTLQAAIFPENKASIILHQKHGFNTLGVRKQLGKLKGVWRDVVLMERRSTQVGID; encoded by the coding sequence ATGATAAGGGTTCGTCAATTTATCCCAAACGATTTTCCTGTCGTACAAGAGATATACCAGCAAGGCATTAATAGCGGCAATGCGACCTTTGAAACCCAGGTAAAATCCTGGCAGCAATGGCATCAGGCAATGCTAAAGCCATGCCGCTTAATAGCAGAAAAAGAAGGAGAAATCCTGGGTTGGGCTGCCCTGTCGCCCATTTCGGCCCGGCCCGTTTATGGCGGCGTTGCAGAAGTCAGTGTTTACACTGCCGCCAGCGCCCGGGGGCAAGGCATAGGCAAACAGCTGATGTCACAGTTAATCACATCATCAGAAGAGCATAATATCTGGACCTTGCAGGCAGCCATTTTCCCGGAAAATAAAGCCAGTATCATACTGCACCAAAAACATGGCTTTAACACCTTAGGCGTAAGAAAGCAGCTGGGGAAATTAAAAGGGGTCTGGCGCGATGTGGTGTTGATGGAAAGGCGCAGCACACAAGTGGGTATAGACTGA
- the rssA gene encoding patatin-like phospholipase RssA: protein MKIGLALGSGSARGWAHIGVIEALDQMGICADVIAGCSVGSYVGAVYANDNLGALKNWVNSLSEWQVAGLMGVGFKRGGIANGEKVFKQLQEFSMPSFELLDKPFGVVATDLYSGKEVWFTHGDVIEAVRASCATPALFPSVWHQGQNRWLVDGALVNPVPVSLCRHLGADFIIGVNLNSDHRPHLRENHALERQHNQEKTDNFFAKSKSLVNQWLKRDPQEKMQPRSPSMLGTFTGALEIMQARVTRSKLAGEPPEILIEPQLGDFGMMEYHRAGELIEEGKASVERLEQQIKYQLGLA from the coding sequence ATGAAAATAGGCTTGGCGCTGGGTAGTGGCTCTGCACGTGGATGGGCACATATCGGTGTGATTGAAGCCCTGGACCAGATGGGGATCTGTGCCGATGTAATTGCCGGTTGCTCGGTGGGTTCTTATGTCGGTGCGGTATATGCCAATGATAACTTGGGCGCTTTAAAAAACTGGGTGAACAGCCTGAGTGAATGGCAGGTGGCCGGCTTGATGGGGGTCGGTTTTAAACGCGGCGGTATCGCCAACGGTGAAAAAGTTTTTAAGCAGTTGCAGGAATTTTCCATGCCGAGCTTTGAACTGCTGGATAAACCCTTTGGTGTGGTGGCCACGGACTTATACAGCGGTAAGGAAGTCTGGTTTACCCATGGCGATGTGATTGAAGCGGTCAGGGCATCCTGCGCCACCCCGGCCTTATTCCCTTCGGTGTGGCATCAAGGACAAAACCGCTGGCTGGTGGACGGGGCGTTAGTCAATCCGGTACCTGTGTCTTTATGCCGCCACCTTGGGGCGGATTTCATTATCGGCGTTAATTTAAATTCAGATCACCGGCCGCATTTGCGGGAAAATCATGCCCTGGAGCGCCAGCACAACCAGGAAAAAACCGACAATTTCTTTGCTAAAAGCAAAAGCCTGGTGAACCAGTGGCTCAAACGTGATCCGCAAGAAAAGATGCAGCCCCGGTCGCCGAGTATGCTGGGTACCTTCACCGGGGCACTGGAGATCATGCAGGCCAGGGTAACCCGCTCTAAATTGGCGGGGGAGCCGCCGGAAATCCTCATTGAACCTCAGTTAGGGGATTTTGGTATGATGGAATACCACAGGGCAGGAGAGTTGATTGAAGAAGGCAAAGCCAGTGTCGAGCGCTTAGAGCAGCAAATCAAGTACCAGCTGGGGCTAGCTTAG
- a CDS encoding GGDEF domain-containing protein, producing the protein MFNNEHNTLENEALVHFAIKEKLPVSLIEKAEYDPATLQALKNQYHNNAYALLLFSLTHELFSERQSRHYWHAIVQHHRRLTKALSRDPGVIVATLDYMNNISHCMPAAKIISEAKSLLITEAATKDALTTLYMRSVFDIALEKQCQQACKHNAPVALVLIDIDNFKQVNDSYGHISGDKVLAAIGDCITASVRETDIPARYGGEELAVIMPRTRLNTALDIAERLRSKVEATVIDNIRVTASFGVAVTTQDICDAKQLIQSADNALYQAKISGKNTVCY; encoded by the coding sequence ATGTTTAACAATGAGCATAATACGCTTGAAAATGAAGCATTAGTTCATTTTGCGATCAAGGAAAAGCTGCCCGTATCCCTTATTGAAAAAGCCGAATATGACCCTGCTACCCTGCAAGCGCTTAAAAATCAATATCACAATAACGCCTACGCCCTGCTCTTGTTTTCCTTGACCCATGAACTTTTTAGCGAAAGACAAAGCCGGCATTACTGGCATGCCATAGTGCAGCATCACCGCCGGCTGACAAAGGCCTTATCCCGGGACCCCGGCGTTATCGTGGCAACACTCGATTATATGAACAATATTTCCCATTGCATGCCCGCCGCCAAGATTATTTCCGAAGCCAAAAGCTTATTGATCACCGAGGCGGCAACCAAGGATGCCCTGACCACGTTATATATGAGAAGTGTCTTTGACATAGCCCTGGAAAAACAATGCCAGCAGGCCTGTAAGCATAATGCCCCGGTGGCCCTGGTATTGATAGATATCGATAACTTCAAGCAAGTCAACGACAGCTACGGCCATATCAGCGGCGATAAGGTACTGGCCGCCATCGGCGACTGCATCACGGCTTCGGTCAGGGAAACCGATATCCCGGCACGCTACGGCGGTGAAGAACTGGCAGTCATTATGCCCAGAACCCGCCTGAACACCGCCCTGGATATCGCGGAGCGGCTCAGGAGCAAAGTAGAGGCAACGGTTATCGATAATATCCGGGTCACGGCCAGTTTCGGGGTTGCCGTGACCACGCAAGATATCTGTGATGCAAAACAATTAATTCAATCGGCAGATAATGCCCTCTATCAGGCAAAAATATCCGGTAAAAATACCGTCTGTTATTAG
- a CDS encoding diguanylate cyclase: MKEKNQLARQYRILLVEDEPTNIQMIAGYLSSDYILTIAKTRKKALELLASSPFDLMLLDIQLPDGNGFEICQHVVANREKYGNISIIFMTSLNSPNDEARGLSLGGNDYIHKPVNEVVLRARVKLQIQLIRKNELLEHFTCFDGLTEIPNRRAFDEQLKKEWHRARREHKLLSLAILDIDYFKQYNDLYGHPAGDQCLRIMAANLTSSFVRNSDFIARYGGEEFAVLLYGTDLETSIQLMEKSLAAFIEKNIEHQGSSIRSCVTFSAGICTANPKADSSSNFLNTADKELYLAKDLGRAQICGKRLAPLPK; the protein is encoded by the coding sequence ATGAAAGAAAAAAATCAGCTGGCCAGGCAATACCGGATCTTGTTGGTGGAAGATGAACCCACTAATATTCAAATGATTGCCGGGTATTTAAGTTCTGACTATATTCTTACCATTGCCAAAACCAGAAAAAAAGCCCTGGAGCTGCTCGCCAGCTCCCCGTTTGACCTGATGTTACTCGATATTCAGTTACCTGACGGCAACGGCTTCGAAATATGCCAGCATGTGGTTGCCAACCGGGAAAAATACGGCAATATCAGTATTATTTTTATGACCAGCCTGAATTCTCCAAACGATGAAGCCCGGGGATTGAGCCTTGGCGGCAACGACTATATCCACAAACCCGTCAATGAAGTTGTGCTGCGCGCCCGGGTAAAACTGCAGATCCAGTTGATCAGAAAAAATGAATTGCTCGAACATTTCACCTGCTTCGACGGCTTAACGGAAATCCCCAACCGCAGGGCGTTTGATGAACAGCTGAAAAAAGAGTGGCACCGGGCCCGACGTGAACATAAGCTGTTATCGCTGGCCATACTCGATATCGACTATTTCAAGCAATATAATGATCTCTACGGGCACCCGGCAGGCGATCAATGCCTGAGAATTATGGCTGCCAATTTAACCAGCTCTTTTGTCAGAAATTCGGATTTTATTGCCCGTTACGGTGGAGAGGAATTTGCGGTATTACTTTACGGTACCGACCTGGAAACCTCGATACAGTTGATGGAAAAATCTCTGGCCGCTTTTATTGAAAAAAATATCGAACATCAAGGTTCAAGCATAAGATCCTGCGTTACCTTTAGCGCAGGCATATGCACCGCCAATCCAAAAGCTGACAGCTCCAGCAATTTCCTCAACACCGCAGATAAAGAATTATACCTGGCAAAAGACCTTGGCCGGGCCCAGATTTGCGGCAAACGTTTAGCACCCTTGCCCAAATAA